One window from the genome of Crassostrea angulata isolate pt1a10 chromosome 2, ASM2561291v2, whole genome shotgun sequence encodes:
- the LOC128171129 gene encoding uncharacterized protein LOC128171129 — MLLLWICLVCGFSPALSTCRWDQETLRCNGDDGNVRHTPKLREIQRVEMARVKKISFAQTDVPNLRYLAIKNSPTLSCRNFTNWMLDINVTITINDRKCKNVVTTLLPKTMRTKSPRKVWKTKSTTQSTTLSTTDWTNNTTLSTTTSSSLEPFNLTPQLSEAVLILTYLVIGMFLGAFFTGFGVALCLKQPSFWNRCWCRKATVRRVETIRFQNTSYLASASGSDDTLFTHSPLQLPDSTTPRIEHQHLE, encoded by the exons ATGTTGTTACTTTGGATTTGTCTGGTCTGCGGATTTAGTCCTGCATTATCTACATGCAGATGGGATCAAGAAACCCTGAGGTGCAATGGGGATGATGGAAATGTGAGACATACCCCGAAATTACGAGAAATCCAGCGGGTGGAAATGGCTAGAGTGAAGAAAATCTCCTTTGCCCAAACGGATGTACCAAACCTGCGTTATCTAGCAATTAAGAACTCCCCTACACTTTCATGCAGAAATTTCACAAACTGGATGCTAGATATCAACGTTACGATAACGATCAACGACAGAAAGTGTAAAAATGTTGTG ACAACCCTGCTTCCCAAAACTATGAGAACAAAGTCTCCAAGAAAAGTTTGGAAAACGAAATCTACCACACAATCCACCACACTTTCTACCACCGATTGGACTAATAACACCACCCTTTCAACTACTACCTCTTCATCCTTAGAACCTTTTAACTTAACACCTC aattGAGTGAAGCTGTACTCATCCTTACATATTTAGTCATTGGGATGTTTCTCGGGGCCTTTTTCACCGGGTTTGGGGTAGCCCTTTGTCTTAAACAGCCATCCTTCTGGAATAGATGTTGGTGTAGAAAAGCAACAGTGCGTCGCGTGGAAACCATTCGCTTTCAGAACACCTCATATCTAGCATCAGCAAGTGGGTCTGATGACACCCTCTTCACTCATTCCCCTCTCCAGTTACCAGACTCAACTACGCCAAGGATTGAACATCAGCATCTAGAGTGA